Proteins found in one Corynebacterium canis genomic segment:
- a CDS encoding class II fumarate hydratase, translating into MTEQEFRIEHDTMGEVKVPVNALWRAQTQRAVENFPISGRGLEAAQIRAMGLLKAACAQVNKDRGLLPAEKADAIIAAAKEIADGKHNREFPIDVFQTGSGTSSNMNTNEVIASIAKANGVDVHPNDDVNMGQSSNDTFPTATHVAATEAAVKDLVPGLKKLHASLAAKAKEWENVVKSGRTHLMDAVPVTLGQEFAGYARQIAAGIERVEATLPRLGELPIGGTAVGTGLNTPADFGGKVVAELVKLTGVEELRECENHFEAQANRDGLVEFSGAMRTVAVSLNKIANDIRWMGSGPLTGLAEIHLPDLQPGSSIMPGKVNPVLCETATQVAAQVVGNDAAVVFGGSQGAFELNVFIPVMARNVLESAALLANTARVFAEKLVDGIEPNVERMKTLAESSPSIVTPLNSAIGYENAAKVAKTALKEGKTIRQTVIDMGFVDGKTLTEEELDKRLDVLAMCNTDRDK; encoded by the coding sequence ATGACCGAGCAGGAATTCCGCATTGAACATGACACCATGGGCGAAGTGAAGGTTCCGGTGAACGCTCTGTGGCGTGCCCAAACCCAGCGCGCCGTCGAGAATTTCCCTATCTCCGGCCGCGGCTTGGAGGCCGCACAGATTCGCGCAATGGGCCTGCTCAAAGCCGCCTGCGCCCAGGTAAACAAGGACCGTGGCCTGCTGCCCGCTGAGAAGGCGGACGCCATTATCGCGGCGGCCAAGGAAATCGCCGATGGCAAGCACAATCGTGAGTTCCCCATCGACGTGTTCCAGACCGGTTCCGGCACCTCTTCGAACATGAACACGAATGAGGTGATCGCGTCGATCGCAAAGGCGAACGGCGTGGACGTGCACCCGAACGACGATGTGAATATGGGGCAGTCCTCCAACGACACCTTCCCCACCGCCACCCACGTGGCCGCGACCGAAGCCGCGGTAAAGGACCTCGTCCCGGGCCTGAAGAAGCTGCACGCTTCCCTTGCCGCAAAGGCTAAGGAGTGGGAGAACGTGGTCAAGTCCGGCCGCACCCACCTTATGGATGCCGTTCCGGTGACCCTCGGCCAGGAGTTCGCCGGTTACGCCCGCCAGATCGCGGCCGGCATCGAGCGCGTTGAGGCCACCCTGCCGCGCCTTGGCGAATTGCCTATCGGCGGCACCGCCGTGGGTACCGGCCTGAACACCCCGGCCGATTTCGGCGGCAAGGTCGTCGCCGAGCTGGTCAAGCTCACGGGCGTGGAGGAATTGCGCGAGTGCGAGAACCACTTCGAGGCGCAGGCGAACCGCGATGGCCTCGTGGAGTTCTCCGGCGCGATGCGCACCGTTGCGGTGTCCTTGAACAAGATTGCGAATGATATCCGGTGGATGGGTTCCGGCCCGCTCACCGGCCTCGCCGAGATCCACCTGCCCGACCTGCAGCCCGGCTCCTCCATCATGCCCGGCAAGGTCAACCCGGTGCTGTGTGAGACCGCCACCCAGGTCGCGGCGCAGGTCGTGGGCAATGACGCCGCCGTGGTGTTCGGTGGCTCCCAGGGCGCCTTCGAGCTCAATGTGTTTATCCCGGTGATGGCGCGCAACGTGCTCGAATCCGCCGCCCTGCTGGCCAACACCGCCCGCGTGTTCGCGGAGAAGCTGGTGGACGGCATCGAACCGAACGTAGAGCGGATGAAGACGTTGGCCGAGTCCTCCCCCTCTATTGTGACTCCGCTGAACTCCGCCATCGGTTACGAGAACGCCGCCAAGGTGGCCAAGACCGCGCTGAAGGAGGGCAAGACCATCCGCCAGACGGTGATCGATATGGGCTTTGTCGATGGCAAGACCCTCACCGAGGAGGAATTGGACAAGCGCCTCGATGTGCTCGCGATGTGCAACACGGACCGCGATAAGTAA
- a CDS encoding GntR family transcriptional regulator: MGKATVDQLARLLTNQIHLGELRPGEQLAEIALSTQLGVSRNTLREAFRVLARDGLVEHIPHRGVFVRTITEDIPDVYAFRRFVELGALDHVYRDHRVTTRCFYAMEKACDAAEAAASTSDWANVGAANSDFHQAIVDLVGSQRLSELSRVVLTQARLLFLSTSDWKSAHKPFIDTNRRILAALQRDDVEQARILLSDYLLRSERLFSGQGV, translated from the coding sequence ATGGGCAAAGCAACGGTTGATCAACTCGCGCGACTCCTTACGAACCAGATTCACCTGGGCGAATTGCGGCCCGGTGAACAGCTTGCAGAGATCGCGCTCTCCACCCAATTGGGGGTTTCCCGCAATACCCTCCGCGAAGCATTTCGAGTCCTCGCCCGCGACGGGTTAGTAGAACACATCCCACACCGCGGCGTGTTCGTACGCACCATCACCGAAGACATCCCCGACGTCTACGCTTTTCGACGCTTCGTGGAACTCGGCGCCCTCGACCACGTGTACCGTGATCACCGAGTAACCACCCGGTGCTTCTACGCCATGGAAAAGGCGTGCGACGCTGCGGAAGCCGCGGCGTCGACAAGCGACTGGGCGAACGTGGGGGCCGCAAACTCGGACTTCCACCAGGCAATCGTGGACCTCGTGGGGTCCCAGCGGCTCAGCGAACTCTCGCGGGTGGTACTGACGCAGGCGCGGCTGCTTTTCCTCTCAACCTCGGATTGGAAATCCGCGCACAAGCCCTTTATTGACACAAACCGGCGAATCCTGGCGGCGTTACAGCGCGACGATGTGGAGCAAGCCCGCATCCTGCTCTCCGACTATCTCCTGCGCTCCGAACGCCTGTTTAGCGGCCAAGGTGTGTAA